A genomic segment from Leptospira fainei serovar Hurstbridge str. BUT 6 encodes:
- a CDS encoding DUF1564 family protein, producing the protein MHSIATFRGEQRQTVTIRRHNTPSTVLIPARIWEKVWLSWNGNFSEYLAHLLFKYKLSLHLHEGLCKNRLRVTFQDRGLNLIRYSYRPFEEDYQELKTLSLAHGVSINFLIVYLIEMDQNSIWQKIISLFWKGKMPPRPGISIFYREIDHSLKQISLTCLLEPTVFYLARGAISWSIL; encoded by the coding sequence ATGCATTCAATAGCTACATTTCGGGGCGAACAAAGACAAACAGTCACGATACGCCGTCATAACACCCCATCTACAGTTTTAATCCCCGCGCGAATATGGGAAAAAGTTTGGTTGAGCTGGAACGGAAACTTTTCTGAATATCTTGCGCACTTGCTATTTAAATACAAATTGTCTCTGCACCTTCACGAGGGTCTTTGTAAAAATCGCCTCCGAGTTACGTTTCAAGATCGGGGACTTAATTTGATTCGTTATAGTTACCGGCCATTTGAAGAAGATTATCAAGAATTGAAAACCTTATCGCTTGCTCACGGAGTTTCTATTAATTTCCTCATCGTATATTTAATTGAAATGGATCAAAATTCCATTTGGCAGAAGATAATATCTCTATTTTGGAAAGGTAAAATGCCGCCACGACCGGGAATTTCCATTTTTTATCGAGAGATCGACCACTCTCTTAAACAGATATCGCTAACCTGCCTACTCGAACCGACCGTGTTCTATTTGGCGAGAGGAGCAATTTCCTGGTCGATTCTTTGA
- a CDS encoding DNA-methyltransferase: protein MKVLKDLSVNLILTSPPYPMVQMWDDLFKQWDVKIKKLLSESKASEAFERMHLQLDAVWKESFRVLKEGGILVINIGDATRSFKQEFQLFSNHSRILQSCLKLGFTCLPDILWRKQTNSPTKFMGSGMFPVGAYVTYEHEYILIFRKGSKRIFSKTELELRRESAFFWEERNKWFSDIWEIKGEKQIMKGVGATTRNRTAAFPLEFAYRLVNMLSIKGDLVLDPFVGTGTTSLAAILAARNSIGFDVDSGVLEIGKLRIEDSIKISAEILSRRWREHADFISRRFQEGKNAIHINENYNVGVVTAQERNFKWESVHSVHRKSHLSYTVNHVPFEPQKAKNC, encoded by the coding sequence ATGAAAGTCCTGAAGGATCTGAGCGTAAATTTAATCTTAACTTCACCGCCTTACCCAATGGTACAAATGTGGGACGATCTTTTTAAGCAATGGGATGTTAAAATAAAAAAATTACTTTCGGAAAGTAAAGCGAGCGAAGCCTTCGAGAGGATGCATTTACAACTCGATGCAGTTTGGAAAGAGAGTTTCCGAGTGTTAAAGGAAGGTGGGATTCTTGTTATTAATATTGGCGACGCGACACGCAGCTTTAAGCAAGAATTTCAGTTATTTTCAAACCATTCTCGAATTCTTCAATCCTGCCTTAAATTGGGCTTTACCTGTCTTCCGGATATTCTATGGCGAAAACAAACCAATTCACCGACTAAATTTATGGGATCAGGGATGTTTCCAGTCGGCGCTTACGTCACTTACGAACATGAATATATTTTAATCTTCAGAAAAGGTAGCAAAAGAATATTCTCAAAAACTGAATTAGAACTCCGACGAGAAAGCGCTTTTTTCTGGGAAGAAAGGAATAAATGGTTTTCCGATATCTGGGAAATTAAAGGTGAAAAACAGATTATGAAAGGTGTAGGAGCAACTACACGAAACAGAACGGCCGCTTTCCCACTCGAATTCGCGTATAGATTAGTGAATATGCTATCGATAAAAGGGGATTTAGTTTTAGATCCGTTTGTAGGGACTGGAACAACTTCTTTAGCAGCGATATTGGCTGCACGAAATAGTATCGGGTTTGATGTCGATTCTGGGGTATTGGAGATTGGGAAGTTGAGGATTGAGGATTCCATAAAAATATCCGCTGAGATATTAAGTCGGAGATGGCGTGAGCACGCGGATTTCATTTCTAGGCGTTTTCAGGAAGGAAAAAATGCGATTCACATCAATGAAAATTATAATGTAGGTGTGGTGACTGCCCAAGAGCGAAATTTTAAATGGGAAAGTGTGCATTCGGTCCATCGTAAAAGTCATTTATCCTACACGGTAAATCACGTCCCTTTCGAACCCCAAAAGGCAAAAAATTGTTGA
- a CDS encoding FecR family protein codes for MKVHAVGQQIITSFCLGLSMAILPIESAEEIAVVLFVTGDAFYVQNGKKSEVKKNTILKKQDQIETINGKVDLQIGSNSVIRISPYTKIQISELSSSAKENKSTIDLISGKVFAKVDKNSKKENFVITSASYTAGVRGTQFVIGEESEQKRASNPDHEDSNIPNGIFVKEGEVGVSTDSNNTTSVRSDEEIVFSPTGLLKQPLQDFMKEKMKIMDEFRRMKEENYKILRDQIFKNQELLHNANTKANQE; via the coding sequence ATGAAAGTTCATGCTGTTGGTCAGCAAATAATTACGAGTTTCTGTCTAGGACTATCTATGGCAATTTTGCCGATCGAATCGGCCGAAGAAATTGCCGTGGTCCTTTTTGTTACTGGAGACGCTTTTTATGTTCAGAATGGCAAAAAGAGCGAAGTGAAAAAGAATACAATTCTTAAAAAGCAAGATCAAATTGAAACGATAAACGGTAAGGTCGATCTTCAGATCGGATCAAATTCGGTTATCAGGATATCGCCATATACCAAAATTCAAATTTCGGAACTTTCATCGTCGGCGAAAGAAAATAAGTCAACTATCGACCTTATTTCCGGTAAGGTTTTTGCGAAAGTGGATAAAAACTCGAAAAAAGAAAACTTTGTAATTACATCGGCTTCGTATACTGCAGGCGTTCGAGGTACCCAATTTGTTATTGGGGAAGAATCAGAGCAGAAACGTGCAAGTAATCCCGATCACGAAGATTCAAATATTCCAAACGGCATTTTTGTAAAAGAAGGAGAAGTAGGCGTTTCGACTGATTCCAATAACACGACGTCCGTCCGTTCTGACGAAGAGATTGTCTTTTCTCCTACAGGTTTATTGAAACAACCATTGCAAGATTTTATGAAGGAAAAGATGAAGATTATGGACGAGTTTCGTAGAATGAAGGAAGAAAATTATAAAATTCTTAGGGATCAGATTTTTAAGAACCAAGAATTATTGCATAATGCTAATACGAAGGCGAATCAGGAGTAG